The following are encoded in a window of Methanobrevibacter sp. genomic DNA:
- the uppS gene encoding polyprenyl diphosphate synthase → MAENILYRIYEWYISRDLVPEKMPKHVAIIMDGNRRFSKLQGNIDVVKGHELGVDTLEKVLDWSIELGIEIITAYAFSTENFNRPQHEVEGLMRLFVINFKRLVNHEKIHKNEVKVQVVGRTELLPDDVREAIREAEEATKHYNKRFFNLAIGYDGRLEIVDSIKKIVEDVEAGDISIDDIDEELVSKNLYTAGLDDPNLIIRTSGEERLSGFLLWQSSYSELYFCETLWPELRKVDFIRAIRSYQARDRRFGV, encoded by the coding sequence ATGGCAGAAAATATACTTTATAGAATATATGAATGGTATATATCAAGAGACCTGGTTCCTGAGAAAATGCCAAAGCATGTAGCTATAATCATGGATGGAAACAGAAGATTCTCCAAACTTCAGGGAAATATCGATGTTGTCAAAGGACATGAACTCGGAGTTGACACATTGGAAAAAGTTCTTGACTGGAGTATCGAACTTGGAATTGAAATCATCACTGCCTATGCATTTTCAACAGAAAACTTCAACAGACCGCAACACGAAGTTGAAGGCCTTATGAGATTATTCGTCATCAACTTCAAACGATTAGTAAACCACGAAAAGATTCATAAAAACGAAGTTAAAGTTCAGGTTGTAGGAAGAACCGAACTGCTGCCTGATGATGTGCGTGAAGCAATCAGAGAGGCTGAAGAGGCAACAAAACACTATAACAAAAGATTTTTCAACCTTGCTATAGGATATGACGGTCGTTTGGAAATAGTCGATTCCATAAAAAAAATTGTTGAAGATGTTGAGGCGGGAGATATTTCAATCGATGACATCGATGAGGAACTTGTAAGCAAAAACCTATATACTGCAGGACTTGATGATCCTAACCTGATTATCAGAACAAGCGGTGAGGAAAGATTAAGCGGATTTTTACTATGGCAATCATCATATTCAGAACTCTATTTCTGTGAAACATTATGGCCGGAATTAAGAAAAGTTGACTTTATTAGAGCTATAAGGTCATATCAGGCAAGAGACAGACGATTCGGAGTATAA
- a CDS encoding 2,3-diphosphoglycerate synthetase, which translates to MKALNRMLCLVDGEHYLPVTQEAIDTLNNLEHIDIVGAVFIGGTEKLRDDSEESYSEKLGVPVQFAKDKDIPYDIIVDMIRKYDADTVFDLSDEPILDYPKRFKIACKVLNEGITYEGPDFKFEPTSQYDVMEKPSITILGTGKRIGKTAVSGFVSRLIDKNDYEPCVIAMGRGGPEEPEIVHGEKLEINAEFLLEQSEKGVHAASDHWEDALMSRILTIGCRRCGGGMAGEVFLTNMKKGAKLANEVDSKFAIFEGSGAAIPPIKTDKKIVLIGANQPIENLTTYFGPYRIGLGDLVILTMCEEPMCSSEKITEIEKFVNEINPEAIVISTVFRPKPLEKIDGKKVLFATTAPEEVKDKLVEYLENNYNCEVVGTTSHLSNRPLLRQDMQKYMDKADVMLTELKAAAVDVATKDAISHGLEVVYCDNIPVALNDSYPKLDQSVLKIVDCAIDEFNKS; encoded by the coding sequence ATGAAAGCCTTAAACAGAATGCTTTGTTTGGTTGACGGTGAACACTACCTGCCAGTCACTCAAGAAGCAATTGATACCCTGAATAATTTAGAACACATTGATATTGTAGGTGCTGTTTTTATAGGTGGAACAGAAAAGCTCAGGGATGACTCAGAAGAGTCATACTCAGAAAAACTAGGTGTTCCAGTTCAGTTTGCAAAGGATAAAGACATCCCTTACGACATCATTGTCGATATGATCCGCAAATACGATGCAGATACCGTATTTGACTTAAGCGACGAACCCATACTTGATTATCCGAAAAGATTCAAAATCGCCTGCAAGGTTTTAAACGAAGGAATAACCTATGAAGGACCTGATTTCAAATTTGAACCTACCTCCCAGTATGATGTTATGGAAAAACCTTCAATAACCATTCTCGGAACCGGAAAACGTATCGGTAAAACTGCAGTATCCGGATTCGTATCAAGGTTGATTGACAAAAACGATTATGAACCTTGCGTCATTGCAATGGGAAGAGGAGGACCTGAAGAGCCTGAAATAGTGCACGGTGAAAAACTGGAAATCAATGCAGAATTCCTGCTCGAACAATCAGAAAAGGGCGTGCATGCAGCCAGTGACCATTGGGAAGATGCTTTAATGAGCAGAATTTTAACCATCGGATGCAGACGCTGCGGAGGAGGAATGGCAGGTGAAGTATTCCTTACAAACATGAAAAAAGGAGCTAAACTTGCAAATGAAGTTGATTCCAAATTTGCAATTTTTGAAGGAAGCGGTGCCGCAATCCCCCCTATTAAAACAGACAAGAAAATCGTACTTATTGGAGCAAACCAGCCGATTGAAAACCTAACAACATATTTCGGACCATACAGAATAGGCCTTGGAGATCTTGTAATACTGACAATGTGTGAAGAGCCAATGTGTTCCAGTGAAAAGATAACTGAAATCGAAAAATTCGTTAATGAGATAAATCCTGAGGCAATCGTAATATCAACAGTATTCAGACCAAAACCTTTGGAAAAAATAGATGGAAAAAAAGTTTTATTTGCAACAACTGCACCTGAAGAAGTTAAAGATAAATTAGTAGAATACTTAGAAAACAACTACAATTGCGAAGTTGTCGGAACAACCTCACATTTATCCAATAGACCTCTTTTACGCCAGGACATGCAAAAGTACATGGACAAAGCTGACGTAATGCTTACTGAACTTAAAGCAGCAGCTGTAGATGTTGCAACAAAAGACGCAATATCCCATGGTCTGGAAGTAGTGTACTGTGACAACATACCTGTAGCACTAAATGACTCATACCCCAAACTAGACCAGTCCGTTTTGAAAATAGTAGATTGTGCAATTGACGAGTTTAACAAGTCATAA
- a CDS encoding DUF1890 domain-containing protein, with product MKALVLLGCPETPSQTPLAVYVFNKLTKMGYDVTIAANPAASKLVKISDPEGFYNLKLVDLERLLGDINPGDFDLLVGFVHKDAAASFFVTFDQILQTKSLALVFSRDADEVAEFVNMIEESGSDAKITAVRAFHNPSPIKVKFDKAIKEFE from the coding sequence ATGAAAGCTTTAGTTTTACTTGGATGTCCTGAGACTCCATCACAGACTCCATTGGCAGTTTATGTTTTTAATAAATTAACAAAGATGGGTTATGACGTTACAATAGCTGCAAATCCGGCAGCATCAAAATTGGTAAAGATTTCTGACCCTGAAGGATTCTATAATCTCAAACTTGTCGATTTGGAAAGATTGCTGGGAGATATAAATCCTGGTGATTTTGATTTGCTGGTTGGTTTTGTTCACAAGGATGCAGCTGCATCATTTTTCGTAACATTCGACCAGATATTGCAAACCAAATCACTTGCACTTGTTTTCTCAAGGGATGCTGATGAGGTTGCGGAATTCGTAAACATGATAGAGGAAAGCGGAAGTGATGCTAAAATTACCGCTGTTCGCGCATTCCATAATCCTTCACCAATCAAAGTTAAATTTGACAAAGCAATTAAGGAGTTTGAATAA
- the cobM gene encoding precorrin-4 C(11)-methyltransferase, protein MKGKVIFIGAGPGDPDLITVKGRNVIENADVIIYAGSLVNKEVLNPAKDECEIHNSAYLNLEETDAIITEAVNEGKLVARVHTGDPSIYGAIAEQIRELKKHDIEYEIIPGVSSLFGTASVLEAELTLPEISQSVIITRPEGRTPKPAGESLASFSKHHATMCIFLGIGMIDKVVEELLEGYEKTTPVAVVKKATWPDQQIIRGTLEDISQKVKDANITKTAMIVVGDVLDPGDFNASKLYDKNFKHEYR, encoded by the coding sequence ATGAAAGGAAAAGTAATTTTCATTGGTGCCGGTCCGGGTGACCCTGATTTAATAACCGTCAAAGGTAGAAATGTAATTGAAAATGCTGACGTCATCATTTATGCAGGTTCACTTGTAAATAAAGAGGTTTTAAACCCTGCAAAAGATGAATGTGAAATTCACAACAGTGCATATCTGAATTTAGAAGAAACAGATGCAATAATAACCGAAGCAGTCAATGAGGGAAAACTGGTTGCTCGAGTACATACCGGTGATCCTTCAATTTATGGAGCAATAGCTGAACAGATTCGTGAACTTAAAAAGCATGACATAGAATATGAAATCATTCCTGGGGTAAGTTCTCTTTTTGGAACTGCAAGCGTTCTTGAAGCTGAATTGACCTTGCCTGAAATTTCACAAAGTGTCATCATCACACGTCCTGAAGGAAGAACTCCTAAGCCTGCCGGTGAAAGTTTAGCCAGTTTTTCAAAACATCATGCCACAATGTGCATATTTTTAGGAATTGGTATGATTGACAAGGTAGTTGAAGAATTGCTTGAAGGTTATGAAAAAACCACTCCTGTTGCTGTTGTCAAAAAGGCTACCTGGCCAGACCAGCAAATAATCAGAGGAACCCTCGAGGATATTTCACAAAAAGTTAAAGATGCCAATATTACAAAGACTGCAATGATTGTGGTGGGAGATGTCTTAGACCCTGGCGACTTTAATGCATCCAAGCTATATGACAAAAACTTTAAACATGAATATAGATAA
- the mtxX gene encoding methanogenesis marker protein Mmp4/MtxX translates to MIRIAIGTGKNLNIFDAIKIFEKNHHAEIILIDNDDDLAKAILNSDIDAVVRGSLPASGVIKKVKKDFPEISRATYVNGNGHEFLLTPVGIDEGNTVGEKLNMAINCGEFLEKLGKDPKIAVLADGRKGDYGRSERISSSIDESEKLTQLIEENTNFEVKNYYILIEQAIKDNCNVIIAPDGIIGNIIFRTLILVNSWPSCGAITFGINGIYIDTSRDQSVEGYLRSLKFAYKLANL, encoded by the coding sequence ATGATAAGAATTGCAATTGGAACTGGAAAAAATTTAAACATATTTGATGCAATAAAAATTTTTGAAAAAAACCATCATGCGGAAATAATTTTAATCGACAACGATGATGATTTGGCAAAAGCAATATTAAACAGCGATATTGATGCAGTTGTAAGGGGTTCACTTCCGGCATCAGGAGTTATTAAAAAAGTCAAAAAGGATTTTCCTGAAATATCAAGAGCCACATATGTAAATGGTAACGGCCATGAGTTTTTACTGACCCCTGTCGGCATTGATGAAGGAAACACAGTTGGTGAAAAATTAAATATGGCCATAAACTGCGGAGAATTTTTAGAAAAACTTGGAAAAGATCCGAAAATTGCAGTACTTGCGGATGGAAGGAAAGGAGATTACGGAAGAAGCGAAAGAATATCCTCCTCCATTGATGAAAGCGAAAAGCTCACCCAACTAATTGAAGAGAATACCAACTTTGAAGTTAAAAACTATTACATATTAATTGAACAGGCAATAAAAGACAACTGCAACGTTATCATCGCCCCTGACGGAATTATCGGAAATATTATTTTTAGAACACTGATTTTAGTAAATTCTTGGCCCAGCTGTGGTGCCATTACCTTCGGAATCAATGGAATATACATAGACACCAGCCGTGACCAAAGTGTTGAAGGATACCTTAGAAGTTTAAAATTTGCATACAAATTAGCCAACCTTTAA
- a CDS encoding UPF0280 family protein has protein sequence MQFNQINIGETHIRLTSDLASHNLNEYIFSIRQDLKDYILKDNDFLLSITPLDIPDENLSEIVYRMFKSSIICDVGPMACVAGTISEMALEYLIRRGSSYSIVENGGDISIVNDKKLLCGIYSNNRVLGNGIAFEIRKRKRPLGICTSSGKVGHSISFGDSDSVTVIGKSTSVCDGLATAIANRVTGITSEDKVMNALEFCEDYREYFDGGLIICDENVATVGKLPKIVETNEFDIKH, from the coding sequence ATGCAATTCAATCAAATCAACATAGGCGAAACCCACATCAGATTGACTAGTGATTTGGCAAGTCATAATCTGAATGAATATATCTTTTCCATTAGGCAGGACCTGAAGGATTATATTTTAAAAGACAATGACTTTCTTCTGTCAATTACTCCGTTGGACATTCCTGATGAAAATCTCTCAGAAATTGTTTATAGGATGTTTAAATCATCAATCATCTGTGATGTTGGACCTATGGCATGTGTTGCAGGAACAATCTCTGAAATGGCACTGGAATATCTGATTCGAAGGGGATCTTCATATTCGATTGTGGAAAACGGAGGGGACATTTCAATTGTCAATGACAAAAAGCTTCTTTGCGGAATCTATTCAAACAACAGGGTTTTAGGAAATGGCATTGCCTTTGAAATCAGGAAAAGAAAAAGACCCCTTGGTATCTGCACTTCTTCGGGAAAAGTTGGCCATTCAATAAGTTTTGGCGATTCCGACAGTGTCACTGTAATTGGCAAATCCACTTCTGTCTGTGACGGGCTTGCAACTGCAATTGCCAATAGGGTCACAGGCATCACCAGTGAGGATAAGGTGATGAATGCATTGGAATTTTGTGAAGATTATCGCGAATATTTTGATGGTGGTTTAATAATTTGTGATGAAAATGTTGCAACTGTTGGAAAACTGCCAAAGATTGTTGAAACAAATGAATTCGATATCAAGCATTGA
- a CDS encoding methionine synthase, which translates to MKSTVVGSFPVEIKESHSAKDKLLSALGAYDPYKDAIKSSVISQLDAGVDIISDGQVRGDMVSIFSKHIPGMVIDEGNTVIVSKIMRPAQEISIKDLKYAKQVMKDYYGGKIPEGKGVKGIITGPNTMVYSSRIQSFYKNKEDAIIDLAHSLKYEVDAIAKKVDPVYIQIDEPFLSTGMVEMKTAREAIDILHDGLEVPLAMHVCGILKDAFKDIARFNVDILDFEFAGNNVNLDVLEQNASLLNNKKIGFGCVDSSVNEVDDINDIDSLVLKAIDIVGKDNLLLDPDCGLRRAPKDVAFKKLQLMNQIKDKYN; encoded by the coding sequence ATGAAATCTACAGTAGTCGGAAGTTTTCCCGTTGAGATAAAGGAATCTCACTCAGCAAAAGACAAGCTTTTAAGCGCTCTTGGAGCATATGACCCATATAAGGACGCTATTAAAAGTAGTGTCATTTCTCAGCTTGATGCCGGTGTGGACATCATATCTGACGGTCAGGTAAGGGGAGATATGGTTTCTATTTTTTCAAAACATATTCCTGGAATGGTTATCGATGAGGGAAACACTGTAATTGTCTCTAAAATAATGAGGCCTGCTCAGGAAATTTCCATCAAGGATTTGAAATATGCAAAGCAGGTCATGAAGGATTATTATGGCGGTAAAATTCCTGAAGGCAAAGGAGTTAAGGGAATAATCACAGGACCGAATACAATGGTATATTCCTCCAGAATTCAATCATTCTATAAAAATAAGGAAGATGCAATTATAGATTTGGCCCACAGCCTTAAATATGAAGTTGATGCCATAGCCAAAAAAGTTGACCCGGTATATATTCAAATTGATGAACCGTTTTTATCCACAGGAATGGTGGAGATGAAAACCGCACGTGAAGCCATTGACATTTTACATGACGGTCTGGAAGTTCCATTGGCCATGCATGTGTGCGGCATTTTAAAGGATGCTTTTAAGGATATTGCAAGATTCAACGTTGACATATTGGATTTTGAATTTGCAGGAAATAATGTTAATCTGGACGTTCTAGAACAAAATGCCTCTCTTTTAAACAATAAAAAGATAGGTTTCGGATGTGTGGATTCATCAGTCAATGAAGTGGATGACATTAACGACATTGATAGTCTGGTTTTGAAAGCTATTGATATTGTTGGAAAGGATAATCTTCTTTTGGATCCTGACTGCGGACTTAGAAGGGCACCGAAGGATGTTGCATTTAAAAAATTGCAGCTGATGAATCAGATAAAAGACAAATATAACTAA
- a CDS encoding DUF1894 domain-containing protein has translation MSFCLDTYLQQSDNYEIHASKAGFKDCAMIIRFKADDLVYIKPGDEVLGVRVIGIPPIPIGFDHEKGTVFLPYTKPCHGTSVVELPIDEEEVEKIRKLDTGNKK, from the coding sequence ATGTCATTCTGTTTAGATACTTATCTTCAACAATCAGATAACTATGAAATTCATGCTTCAAAAGCAGGTTTTAAAGATTGTGCAATGATTATCCGTTTCAAAGCTGATGATTTGGTTTACATTAAACCTGGTGATGAAGTATTAGGTGTTAGAGTTATTGGAATTCCACCAATTCCAATCGGATTTGACCATGAAAAGGGAACTGTTTTCCTGCCTTATACAAAACCATGCCACGGAACATCAGTTGTGGAATTGCCAATTGATGAAGAAGAAGTTGAAAAGATTAGAAAATTGGATACCGGTAACAAAAAATGA
- a CDS encoding transcriptional regulator, with translation MSNDDEIFDIVGYVMASEYRCNIIKSIGESIKIPSAIAEDIGLRTNHVSNVLKDLKEQGIVVCLNEEARKGRLYKNTDLGLKILKYL, from the coding sequence ATGAGTAATGATGATGAGATTTTTGATATTGTGGGCTATGTAATGGCCTCAGAGTATAGATGCAATATTATAAAAAGCATTGGTGAAAGTATAAAAATCCCATCTGCAATCGCTGAGGATATTGGTTTGAGAACAAATCATGTATCTAATGTATTAAAAGATTTAAAGGAACAGGGTATTGTTGTATGTTTAAATGAAGAAGCACGTAAAGGCAGATTGTACAAAAATACTGATTTAGGTCTTAAAATTTTAAAATATTTATAA
- a CDS encoding TatD family hydrolase translates to MIDTHCHIDFEDFDEDRKEVIQRAKDKLDYVVASGYSIDSNRAVLKLSEEYKGFIYPTFGFHPVSSQNCTNEELEAAHKYLIENLDKIVAIGEVGMDYYYVTDKELRERQQEIFRSFLDIANSYQVPIVMHVRDCEKKAVNIIEDYENIPYFIFHCYGGSLKTAKRIMNRDDSYMSFSTMLCYSKHHQDLIEKIDLNYVLTETDSPYLAMTKEERNEPVNVVNAVHKIAEIKDMDVNVVDEITTNNAKKIFKI, encoded by the coding sequence ATGATTGATACACATTGCCATATAGATTTTGAGGATTTTGATGAAGACCGCAAGGAAGTAATCCAGAGAGCGAAGGATAAACTTGATTATGTTGTTGCATCAGGTTACAGCATCGACAGCAACCGCGCAGTTTTAAAGCTTTCGGAAGAATACAAAGGTTTTATTTATCCTACTTTTGGTTTTCATCCTGTCAGTTCTCAAAACTGCACAAATGAAGAACTTGAAGCTGCTCACAAGTATCTGATTGAAAATCTTGACAAGATTGTTGCAATCGGAGAAGTGGGAATGGATTACTACTATGTGACAGACAAGGAACTTCGTGAAAGACAGCAGGAAATCTTTAGAAGCTTTCTCGACATAGCCAACAGCTACCAGGTTCCTATAGTTATGCATGTCAGGGACTGTGAAAAAAAGGCAGTGAATATTATTGAGGATTATGAGAATATCCCATATTTCATTTTCCATTGTTATGGCGGAAGCCTTAAAACAGCAAAAAGAATCATGAATAGGGACGATTCATACATGAGCTTTTCAACAATGCTCTGCTATTCAAAACATCACCAGGACCTGATTGAAAAAATAGATCTCAACTATGTTTTAACAGAAACAGACAGTCCGTATTTAGCTATGACAAAAGAAGAGCGAAATGAACCTGTCAATGTTGTTAATGCAGTTCATAAAATAGCTGAAATCAAGGACATGGACGTTAATGTTGTTGATGAAATAACCACCAACAACGCAAAAAAAATTTTCAAAATTTAG
- a CDS encoding DUF354 domain-containing protein, which yields MVFVKVWIDISNAPHVRFFKDVIKYLEAEGEDVIVTARQFGDIHKLMDMYDIDFISVGKHGVSLYDKLKESTSRVYNLVDIIHDEKVDVALSKHSIELPRISFGLGIPSLYVLDNEHALAANKLTLPLCDRIITPKIIDMWKLMKFGADPNTIISYDGTSELMHFKSFKYNDNVFDDLNLELNHQKTILMRPEPSLASYLDTDCRKSVLSPIVDELKNVANILILPRFKEQAEIFDGIENVSILKPPVDTSSIIKKCDLVIGAGGTMNREAAILQTPVISCYPGETLSVDQYYINKGLMFRSIDNDVVINKALDYIVNPHEKIDLKTDDLFQVIIDNLYDLAKNGK from the coding sequence GTGGTTTTTGTGAAAGTATGGATTGATATTTCGAATGCTCCTCATGTAAGGTTTTTTAAAGATGTTATAAAATATCTTGAAGCCGAGGGTGAGGATGTTATTGTCACAGCAAGACAATTTGGGGATATCCATAAATTAATGGATATGTACGACATTGACTTTATATCTGTGGGAAAACATGGTGTGAGCTTATATGACAAGTTAAAGGAAAGCACATCCAGGGTTTATAATCTTGTGGATATTATACATGATGAAAAGGTGGATGTTGCCCTTAGCAAGCATTCTATAGAGCTTCCTAGAATTTCTTTTGGTCTGGGGATCCCTAGTTTGTACGTTTTAGACAACGAACATGCACTTGCTGCTAATAAATTAACCTTGCCGTTATGTGATAGAATTATCACTCCAAAAATCATAGACATGTGGAAACTAATGAAATTTGGAGCTGACCCAAATACAATTATTTCCTATGATGGAACATCTGAATTAATGCATTTCAAAAGTTTCAAATATAATGATAATGTGTTTGATGATTTGAACTTGGAGTTGAATCACCAAAAAACTATTCTAATGAGGCCTGAACCTTCACTTGCATCATATCTTGATACTGACTGTAGAAAATCTGTTCTGTCCCCTATTGTTGATGAATTGAAGAATGTTGCCAATATCTTAATTTTACCAAGATTCAAGGAACAGGCAGAGATATTTGATGGAATCGAAAATGTTTCAATTTTAAAACCTCCTGTTGACACTTCCAGCATTATTAAAAAATGTGATTTGGTCATAGGTGCTGGTGGAACAATGAACAGGGAAGCTGCAATATTGCAAACTCCTGTTATTTCATGTTATCCTGGAGAAACATTGTCTGTAGATCAGTATTACATTAACAAAGGATTAATGTTCAGGTCAATTGACAATGATGTGGTGATTAATAAAGCCCTTGACTATATTGTCAATCCTCATGAAAAAATTGATTTGAAAACTGATGATTTGTTCCAGGTCATAATTGATAATTTATATGATTTGGCTAAAAATGGTAAATAG
- a CDS encoding carboxymuconolactone decarboxylase family protein, which translates to MSRYEKGKKILEDIQQRPVEEIFKELEDVAPDLSRFVVEFPYSEIYTRDEVDLKTRELCTVAAITVLGAIPQLKDHINAALNVGNSPAEIVEIIMQMSAYCGFPKAINGIVAAKEVFAERDLLPVRD; encoded by the coding sequence ATGTCCAGATATGAAAAAGGTAAAAAGATTTTGGAGGATATTCAGCAAAGGCCTGTTGAAGAGATATTCAAGGAACTGGAAGATGTCGCTCCTGATTTGTCAAGGTTTGTAGTTGAATTTCCATATTCCGAAATATACACAAGAGATGAAGTCGATTTAAAAACCCGTGAACTATGCACTGTTGCAGCAATCACTGTTCTGGGTGCAATTCCCCAGCTTAAAGACCATATCAATGCAGCTTTAAATGTGGGAAACAGTCCTGCGGAAATAGTTGAAATCATCATGCAGATGAGTGCTTACTGCGGATTTCCAAAGGCAATCAATGGAATAGTGGCTGCAAAGGAAGTATTTGCTGAAAGGGATTTGTTGCCGGTGAGGGATTAG
- a CDS encoding transposase, with protein MLDECIIVNEGLKVKLYPDKVMKDKFNRSLGNARFVWNNLLTEYQETFELFKQHGYTKLKCNQTTFNTMLTMLKKEYPFLYDSESSTLQQVYHDLIRSFNGFFKKNSNYPRFKSKKNPKNGFRIQNNNNIKITSNTIVLPKLGKVHYRTSPQMIMKRKMFKNVEVMSQY; from the coding sequence ATGTTAGATGAGTGTATTATTGTTAATGAAGGTTTGAAGGTTAAGTTGTATCCTGATAAGGTTATGAAGGATAAATTTAATCGGAGTCTGGGTAATGCTAGATTTGTTTGGAATAATTTATTAACAGAATACCAGGAAACCTTTGAATTATTTAAACAACATGGTTATACAAAGCTAAAATGCAATCAAACAACATTCAATACAATGTTAACAATGTTGAAAAAGGAATATCCATTTTTATATGACAGTGAATCTAGCACATTGCAGCAGGTCTATCATGACTTAATACGTTCATTTAATGGATTTTTTAAAAAAAATTCCAATTATCCAAGATTTAAATCCAAAAAGAATCCCAAAAATGGATTTAGAATACAAAACAATAATAATATCAAAATAACCAGCAATACAATTGTTTTACCAAAATTAGGAAAAGTACATTACCGTACCAGTCCACAAATGATAATGAAAAGAAAAATGTTTAAGAACGTTGAGGTAATGTCTCAATATTAA